The sequence below is a genomic window from Micromonospora aurantiaca ATCC 27029.
TGCTCACCCACGATCAGGTTGCAGATCGTCTTGAGCTTGTGCGTGCCGGGCAGCGTCACCGCGTACGACGCCTCGCCGGTGGACTCCCACTCCAGCTCACGCTCCGCGCAGACGGACTCGATCAGCGCGGCGACCTCACTCCTGCGGCTCATCGCACCCACTCTACGACCGGCGTACCGGGGCCGCCGGGTGGCGGATCACCAGGAGCACAGCAGGGCCGGGTCGCCGCACCGCCGCGCCAGCCGGGCCCGGTGCTCGGTGATCGCCTCCCCGTAGACCGCGAGCAGGCCGGAGGCGGTGCGGTGCCAGGAGAAGTCCCGGGCGTGCCGCTCGGCGCCGCGGCCCAGCGCGGCACGGCGTACCGGATCGGGCAGCAGGCGGGCCAGCGCGCGGGCCCAGTCGACCGGGTCGTGCCCGTCGATGAGCATGCCGCTGACGCCGTCGCGTACCGCGGTCACCAGGCCGCCCACGGCGGCGGCCAGCACCGGCGTGCCGCACGCCTGGGCCTCCAGCGCGACCAGCCCGAACGACTCGTTGTGCGACGGCACCGCGACCAGGTCCGCGGCCCGGTAGAGGGCGGGCAGGTCGGCGCCGGTCTGCGGCGGGAGGAAACGCACCCGGTCGGCGATGCCGAGCGCGTGCGCGAGTTCGATCAGCGCGGTGGGCCGGTCCAGGCCGGTGCCGCTCGGACCGCCGCAGATCACCACGGTCAGCTCGCCGGCCAGCGCCGGATCCCGTTCGCGCAGCGCGGCGGCGGCGCGGACCAGCACGTCCGGCGCCTTCAGCGGCTGGATCCGGCCGACGAACGCGACCACGTACCCGTCGGTCGGCAGGCCGAGCCGGCGGCGAGCGGCCCGGGTCGCGGCGTCCCGGTCGCCCGCGGCGGGACGGAACCGGTCCAGGTCGACGCCGGGCTCCACGACCGCCACCCGGTCCGGCTCGGCCGCGTACCGGTCGAGCAGGTCGCGGGCCTCGACCCGGGTGTTGGCGACCAGCCGGTCCGCCTCGGTGACCACCTGCTCCTCGCCGATCACCCGGGCCTTCGGCTCGGGACGGTCTCCGACGGCGAGGCGGGCGTTCTTGACCTTGGCGAGCGTGTGCGCGGTGTGCACCAGCGGTACGCCCCAGCGCTCCTTGGCCAGCCAGCCGACCTGACCGGAGAGCCAGTAGTGCGAGTGGATCAGGTCGTAGTGGCCCGGCGGGCGGGCCGCCTCGGCACGCAGCACCCCGGCGGTGAAGGCGCAGAGCTGACCCGGCAGTTCCTCCTTGGTCAGCCCTTCCAGCGGTCCGGCGGTGACGTGCCGGACGGACACGCCGGGCGCCACCTCGACCACCGGGGGCAGGTCACCGGCGGTGGCACGGGTGAAGATCTCCACCTCGACGTCGGCCTCGGCCAGCCGCCGGGCAACCTCCAGGATGTAGACGTTCATGCCGCCCGCGTCACCCGTGCCGGGCTGGTGCAGCGGCGACGTGTGCACCGACAGGGTGGCGATACGGCGGGGCCGCGGCCACGGAAGGGCACCTCGCTGACGACCGACACCGGTGTGCAAATCCGCCACGTCCGCTCCCTCTGTCACGGTTGATGCCGTCCCGCACGACCGGCGCTTCTCGGTCAACCCGTGTGCCGGATGTCATCTTCCCCATCGGGGTACGGAAATGCTTTCCGCCGGGTCCCGGGCGTGACGGACCTCATCCCGCCGCCCGGCCCGGCGACGGGAGACAATGACCGGATGACTTCAGTCGCCATCGTCACCGGGGCGTCCAGCGGGATCGGTGCGGCCACCGCCCGCCGGCTCGCCGCCGAGGGATTCCACGTGCTGGCCGCCGCCCGGCGTACCGACCGGCTGGCCGCACTCGTGGCGGAGATCGAGGCGGCCGGCGGCGCGGCGACAGCGGTGGCCTGCGACGTGACCTCGGACGAGTCGGTGGCCGGCCTGGCCGCCGCCGCCGAGGCCGCACCCGGGCCGGTCACGCTGCTGGTGAACAACGCCGGCGGCGCCCGCGGCCTGGACCCGGTCGAGACGGCCGACGTGGGCGACTGGCAATGGATGTACGACGTCAACGTGCTCGGCACGCTACGCGTCACGAAGGCGCTGCTCCCGGCGCTGGAGCGCTCCGGCGCCGGAACGATAGTGATCGTCAGCTCCACCGCCGGGCACGTGGTCTACGAGGGCGGCGGCGGCTACACGGCCGCCAAGCACGCGCAGACCGCCATCGCCGGCACGCTCCGGCTCGAACTGTGCGGCCGTCCGGTCCGGGTGATCGAGATCGACCCCGGCATGGTGAAGACCGAGGAGTTCGGCCTGGTGCGCTTCGGCGGTGACACCGACCGGGCCGAGGCGGTCTACGCCGGAGTCGCCGAACCGCTCGTTGCGGACGACGTGGCCGACTGCGTCGCCTGGTGCGCGACCCGCCCGCACCACGTCAACATCGACCAGCTCGTGGTCCGCCCGCTGGCCCAGGCCGCGCAGCACAAGGTGCACCGGACGTCGTGAAGCGCGAGGAGTGAGCCGGTCTTGCGAGCCCCGCAGTCGCTGACCCGGAGGCACTGATGGAGCGTCCGCTCGGCGTGGCCACCCGGGGCACGACGAACCCCAACCGGCTCCGGCGGGTGGACAACTGGATCGTCGAGACCTGCGGCGACGCGCTGCGAGCCGCCGCCGACCCGCTCGTGGTGGACCTGGGCTACGGCGCCACCCCGGTCACACCCGTCGAACTGCGGGCCCGTCTCGCGGCCGGGGTCCGCGCCGACGTGCGGGTGGTCGGCCTGGAGATCGATCCGGTACGCGTCGCCGCCGCCCGCCCCGCCGCCGACCCGCCCGGGCTGACGTTCGCCAGGGGCGGCTTCGAGCTGGCCGGACTGCGTCCCGCGCTGGTGCGGGCGTTCAACGTGCTCCGCCAGTACGACGAGAGCGAGGTGGCCGACGCCTGGCACACGGTCACCGGGCGGCTCGCGCCGGGCGGGCTGCTGGTCGAGGGCACCTGCGACGAGCTGGGGCGGCTCGGCTCCTGGGTGCTGCTCGACGCCACCGGCCCACGCACGCTCACGCTGTCGACGAAGCTGACCACGCTGGAGAGCCCTGCCACGCTCGCCGAACGGCTGCCGAAGGCGCTGATCCACCGCAACGTTCCGGGTGAACGCGTCCACGACCTGATCGAGGCGCTGGAACAGGCGTGGCGCTCGGCCGCCGGCTACGCCCCGTTCGGCCCTCGGCAACGATGGCTGCGGACGGTCGAGGCGGTGAAGGAGTCAGGCTGGCCGGTCCAGGACACCCCCCGCACGTGGCGCCACGGCTACCTGACGCTCCCTTGGCCCGCCGTAGCCCCCCGCTGACCGCACCGCACCCGCGCTCGTCGCCCGCCGCGCCCGCTGGCCGCTGGCAGTCAGCCGCCCTTCCGCGAAGCCCCGCTCTCGGCGAGCCCCGCCGCGCCCCCTTCCGGCGCGTTGATCTTGCACTTGCCGCCCGGGTAAACGGGTCAAAACGCCTGCTTCGAGGGCCGGGAGTGCAAGATCGCGGGGGTGAGGCGGGGTCAGATGGTGCAGTTGATGAGGACTGGCTCGGGGTGGAGGGTCACGCCGAAGCGAGACTGGACGCCGTCGCGGATCTCGCGGGCCAGCGCCACCAGCGCGGCCGTACTGGCGGTGCCGGAACGGTTCGTGAGCGCCAGCGTGTGCTTGCTGGAGATGGCGACGCCCTCCGGGCCCGCGTACCCCTTGCCGAACCCGGCCTTGTCGATCAGCCACGCCGCGCTGACCTTCACCGCCCCGTCGGTGCCCGGCCAGTTCGGCGGCTCCCCCAGGTCGGCAGCGCGTTCCCGTACCTGCTCGAACACCTCGCCCGGCAGCACCGGGTTGGTGAAGAACGAGCCCACCGACCAGGTGTCCGGGTCGGCCGCGTCCAGCACCATGCCCTTGCCGGCGCGCAGTTTCCGTACGGTGGCGCGGGCGTCGGCGAGCGGCACCCGGTCGCCCACCTCGACGCCGAGCGCCCGGGCCAGTTCGGCGTAGCGGACCGGGCCGGACAGCGGGGACCGGGTGAGCCGGAAGTCGACGGTGAGCACCACCCAGCGGTCGCTGTACTTGAAGATGCTGCCCCGGTAGACGAACCCGCAGTCGGCCGCCGGGATCCGGACCACCCGGCGCTCCGTCCGGTCGTACGCCTCGACTGCGACGATCGTCTCGGCGACCTCCTGGCCGTACGCGCCGACGTTCTGGATCGGGGTCGCGCCGGCCGACCCGGGGATGCCGGAGAGGCACTCCAGCCCGGACCAGCCGCGCTCGACGGTGGCGGCGACGAGGTCGTCCCACGGCTCGCCGGCTTCGACACGTACCGTGACGGTGTCGCCGTCCTCGGCGACGGTCCGGAACCCCCGGGAGCGGACGAGCACGACGGTGCCGGGGAAGCCCTGGTCGCCGATCACGACGTTGCTACCGCCCGCCAGCACCAGCACGGCCTGCTCCCGGGCTTCCGCTTCCTGCACCTTCAGTACGATCTGGGCGGCGTCGCCGGCGATCTCCAGCCGCCCGGCGGGGCCACCGAGCCGGAGCGTGGTGTAGCGCGCCAGGGTGGCCGGATCGGTCGGGTCACCGGCAGTCGCCGGTTCGGCGTAGACGTCTGACACGCCTTTCACCCTAGGCTGAGGGGTAGCCGGAGCACCCACTGGTGGCCCGGTCACCCCCGGGAGGATGGCGATGAGCAGACTGCACCACACGAAGGACTTCTGGATCGGCGCGCTGCGCACGGAGGGCCCCGCCTTCGCCGCGGCGGTGGCTGAGGCGCCGCCCGAGACACCCGTGCTGTCCTGTCCCGGCTGGACCGTCACCGATCTCGCTCATCACCTGACCCGCGCGTACGCCTGGGCGGGCACCGTGCTGACCGCGGGCATCGCGACCCGCCCGGAGCGGCACGACCCGGAGCCGCCGGCGGGCCTGACCGCGGCGCAGTGGTTCACGCAGGAGTACGAGCGGATCAGCGCACTGCTGGAGGCGACGGACCCGGAGGCGCCGGCCTGGAACTTCGCGCCGCAGCCGAAGAAGGCGGTCTTCTGGCCACGTCGGCTGGCGCACGAGACGGCTGTGCACCGCTGGGACGCCCAGCTCGCGATCGGTGCGGGTGATCCGATCGAGGCGAAGCTCGCGGCCGACGGGGTGAGCGAGGTGCTGGACACCTGGCTGCCGGCGGGACGGCGGGTGCATGCCGGGCAGTGGCGCGGCGTGGTTCAGCTGAACGCGACCGATGCCGCGCAGGAGTGGTACCTGCGGTTGCGGGGTGAGGGGGTCGCGCTGCTGGACACCGCGACGATCCTCGACCACGACGACCACCGCGCGCGGGCGCAGGTGGCCGGCACGGCGAGCGATCTGCTGCTGGCGCTGATGGGCCGGATCAGCTTCGACGCGCTGGACGTGGCGGGCGACCGTTCCCTGCTGGGC
It includes:
- a CDS encoding maleylpyruvate isomerase family mycothiol-dependent enzyme; the encoded protein is MSRLHHTKDFWIGALRTEGPAFAAAVAEAPPETPVLSCPGWTVTDLAHHLTRAYAWAGTVLTAGIATRPERHDPEPPAGLTAAQWFTQEYERISALLEATDPEAPAWNFAPQPKKAVFWPRRLAHETAVHRWDAQLAIGAGDPIEAKLAADGVSEVLDTWLPAGRRVHAGQWRGVVQLNATDAAQEWYLRLRGEGVALLDTATILDHDDHRARAQVAGTASDLLLALMGRISFDALDVAGDRSLLGGLRVG
- a CDS encoding UDP-N-acetylmuramate dehydrogenase encodes the protein MSDVYAEPATAGDPTDPATLARYTTLRLGGPAGRLEIAGDAAQIVLKVQEAEAREQAVLVLAGGSNVVIGDQGFPGTVVLVRSRGFRTVAEDGDTVTVRVEAGEPWDDLVAATVERGWSGLECLSGIPGSAGATPIQNVGAYGQEVAETIVAVEAYDRTERRVVRIPAADCGFVYRGSIFKYSDRWVVLTVDFRLTRSPLSGPVRYAELARALGVEVGDRVPLADARATVRKLRAGKGMVLDAADPDTWSVGSFFTNPVLPGEVFEQVRERAADLGEPPNWPGTDGAVKVSAAWLIDKAGFGKGYAGPEGVAISSKHTLALTNRSGTASTAALVALAREIRDGVQSRFGVTLHPEPVLINCTI
- the mshA gene encoding D-inositol-3-phosphate glycosyltransferase — encoded protein: MADLHTGVGRQRGALPWPRPRRIATLSVHTSPLHQPGTGDAGGMNVYILEVARRLAEADVEVEIFTRATAGDLPPVVEVAPGVSVRHVTAGPLEGLTKEELPGQLCAFTAGVLRAEAARPPGHYDLIHSHYWLSGQVGWLAKERWGVPLVHTAHTLAKVKNARLAVGDRPEPKARVIGEEQVVTEADRLVANTRVEARDLLDRYAAEPDRVAVVEPGVDLDRFRPAAGDRDAATRAARRRLGLPTDGYVVAFVGRIQPLKAPDVLVRAAAALRERDPALAGELTVVICGGPSGTGLDRPTALIELAHALGIADRVRFLPPQTGADLPALYRAADLVAVPSHNESFGLVALEAQACGTPVLAAAVGGLVTAVRDGVSGMLIDGHDPVDWARALARLLPDPVRRAALGRGAERHARDFSWHRTASGLLAVYGEAITEHRARLARRCGDPALLCSW
- a CDS encoding SDR family NAD(P)-dependent oxidoreductase, producing the protein MTSVAIVTGASSGIGAATARRLAAEGFHVLAAARRTDRLAALVAEIEAAGGAATAVACDVTSDESVAGLAAAAEAAPGPVTLLVNNAGGARGLDPVETADVGDWQWMYDVNVLGTLRVTKALLPALERSGAGTIVIVSSTAGHVVYEGGGGYTAAKHAQTAIAGTLRLELCGRPVRVIEIDPGMVKTEEFGLVRFGGDTDRAEAVYAGVAEPLVADDVADCVAWCATRPHHVNIDQLVVRPLAQAAQHKVHRTS